CACAGAGTCTCAAAAGATTTATATCAACCAAGCGGAACTGAATTATTCTGGATTTAAATCAAAAGAAGATGTAATTGGAAAAAGTGATTGGGAATTATATCCAAAAGAAACAGCCCAATTATCTATTGAAGAGGATGAGGTGATCTTTGAAACTCAGTTACCCATCGAAGGTGAAATCAAAAAAAATGTCAGATTTGATGCTCCCCCGACTTGGTTTCATACCTCCAAATTTCCAATTCGAAAAAACGGAGACATTATCGGACTTTTTGGAATGAGTTATGACATCACGGAAATCGTAAATAGGGATTTGGAAATTGAAGAGAAAAACAAAAGGCTCACGATTATTCAAAAAGAACTGAAGAGCAGGATTAGAGAACTGTATGCGGTCAATAAATCCCTCAAGGACTCTAAAAGTCAAGCAGAGGAGTTGCTCTTGGCTAATAATAGATTTCTATCCAGATTCAGTCACGAGGTTAAAACTCCGCTTCACAGCATTAAAGGATTTGCTTACCTATTGTCACAAACTGAGCTCAGCTCAAAACAACAGCAGTTTTTGTCCTTTATACTTAACTCCTCGAGTTCCTTAAATCTGCTGATTGATAAAGTTTTTAATTTTTCAAGCTTCGAACTCGGAATCAGCAAACTGAACTTGGAACCTGTCAATTTAAAGTCCTTCTGTGATGAGGTTTTTGAACACCTCATCAGATTGGGAGAAAAGAAGACGCAGCTGCACTGTTTCTATGATTTTGATCCTTTGCTCGATTTACAAATTGAAATAGATCCACTGCGATTAAAGTTGGTGATAGGACACTTGTTTTCTAATGCAGTAAATTTTACCAAAACGGGTAATGTGTTTTTTAGGGTGAAGTTGCGCAAGTCGGACCTGGGTTTAAAATGCTTTCGAATCGAAATTGAGGATACGGGTGAAGGGATTCCCGACGAACTTATGGAAATGATATTCGATCCTTTCTACCACCAAGTGGATCAAAATGAAAATTCAACTACAGAGCATGGAATGGGATTAGCCGTCTGTAATTCAATTTTAAAAGCGATGAATTCAAAACTTCAGGTTATGAGCGAAGTTGGAAAGGGCAGTACTTTTTACTTTGATTTGCCCTTAGAAAATCGTTAAACCTCTTTCGGAGAATTAAAATTTATCCTTCTTTTTTCATTTAAAATTTCCGAAAAGTCATGATAGGCAGCCAACCATCCCAATTCGATTAACTCCCTTTTGGAATGGGTCGTTGCCAGCCCCAGCACTCGAAGTCCGGCGGCCTTTGCAGCTCGAATTCCTCCTCCAGAGTCTTCAAATACGATTGATTCCGCAGGCTTGGCCCCAGCTTTTTTAAGTGAAAGTTCAAAGATTTCAGGATCGGGCTTTCCTTTGAAAACCTCATGACCTCCAGTTATGGTCTTGAAAAAGTGTCTAAGTTCTAATCCATCCAGAATAAAATCGATATTGTTTTGATCTCCCATCGTGGATAGATGAATGGAAATTCCATTCGTTTTTAGGTGCTCTAAAAATGAGCTCAGTCCCTTGATTTCAACCAAATAGGAACTGTAAAGCTGACGATAGGTATATTCTTTTTCTTCTCCTAATTCCAAAATCCGTTGACTGGATTTCTCATGAGGGAAAAATCGACGAATCATTTCATGGATGGTTCCGTGATTTTGAGCACGAAATTCCTCCGGGCGTAGGTGGATTCCATGGTTGCTCAAAAATCTCAGCCAAGACTCTTGATGAAATGGAATAGAATCCACCATTGTACCATCCATGTCAAAAAATACATGTTTGACCTCGGCTAGTAAGTCAAATTCGATGCTCATTGGGTAGAAAAATAAGCCATCATTAGTATTGATCCGGCTGTTCCATCCATGGTAGGTTCGTTGGTGCTGTAATCACCCACCGCATCGTGATAGACCACAAATGGGTTTTGTCGGTTGAGGTAATCATCCGGTCGCTCCAGAGTCAACCCCAACAGTTGGGAATGAATGGTTCTGAAAATTGGCCCATCAACCAAGCCACCCGGAACTTGCAATCCCAAAAGGACATAGGGTGCAGTATGAACATAAATCGGGAAGTCTCCCTTTTTGGGTATTCCGGTAAACATGCTGGTTCCCCAAGGATTTTTTCCAAAAAGCCAATCCCGCTGCGCCAAGAGATAAGGCTTGTAGGAGTCATCCCCACTCATTTTTTCATACAAAATCAATTGAGTGGCTAGGCTGGTCATTAAATTGTTAGAGCACCAAATAAATGGAATACCCACTTCAAAAGGACTCGATTTTGCCTTTTTCAAGGTGTATTCGATTCCTTCTTGGTAGAAGTTCTCCAGTGTTTTTTTGAATTCTTCATCCACTACCTCATGCAAAGAATAATGACCAAGATTAACGAAGGGGTATAATTGGTAATGGGAGGCAGAATCTCTGACTGTCCAGGAGTCTGCATTCGAACTCTTTATCGCGTAATCTTTGGCTTGGTTTAGGTAAAAAGATTCTTGGGTAGCTTTAAATAGTTCCGCTCCAGCCCATTCCATATCGTCATTCCAAGTTTCCTCATTGTAACGATACGGTGCTCCATATGAATTTCCCTGTTGGAATCCTTCATACTTTCTACCCAATTCATAAAGACTTTTGGCTGCTTTTAGGCATTGAATGGAAAATGCAGGATCTAAATCTTTCCATATTCTGGCACCTAAAGCCAAGGCAGCTGCGGATCGTCCGGCCACATTTGCCATTCCGGTTGATTCACTTTTATACTTGCCAAGCCCTTGTGGTTTTCCCGTCGCAAAATAGGCTGCTCGGTAGCTGTTTTCGCCCCAGCCATAATCTGAATTGTCCTTATTTGGAATTTTAAATCCGCGGTGATCTCGGTCATCGGCGATTTGATGAATAAGTTGATCAGCACCGGGATGTAACTTTAATAACCAGTCTAAGCCCCATTTGGCCTCATCCAAAACATCCGGAATCCCGTTTTTTCCGGGCTGACCTAAGGCATTGACATGGTCTTCAAATCGATCTGGATAAAGTGAATAAGCCAGAAGCATGTGCCCAGTGGCATAGCTCCCCGTGATCAAATATTTGAGCTGATCTCCTGCATCATGCCATCCACCAGAAGCATCCACATAAGTACTGTCGGGCATGGGGCCAAAAAAACTTCGTCCATCCTTTTCGTGACAAACCATATCCAAGACGGGATTGTATCCGCAACGCTGCTGACGCATAAAGGCAAGCAAATCCTCCTGATATCCTTGATACGCCTGTTCTCCGATTTGGAAAATGGTGGAGGAAGTTCTGCTGCCGGAATGCCAAAGAAAATAATCTCCTGCTGTTTGTACAGAGGAAAAGTCGATTTCATAGTAATTGTAATCTCCCCAGACACCGGATTCCAAAGAAATAGGTTTGATCCGAGCCGCAGAACTTGAATCCGGAAGATGGACAAGGTGGATATTGTTCTTGATTTTTTCGCTTGAAAAGACCACTGCTTTTTTGGTGTCTTCAGGATGAAATCCGATTTGATTGACGGAAAAAAATACTTCCTGGGTAAATGCATTGGAGCAAACAAGAATGGATAGAAGGAGGAGAAAGGTGTTTTTCATAGCCTGTGGAACTGGGATATGGAAGTTAAAAAACCTTCTCAGAAACCCGCTTATTCTTTTTACGATAGGTCGTTGAAAAACCTCAAATGGAAATTTTGATTCAAGATTGGACCTTTAAATTTTCCCCATCCCTAAAATGCAGTCTTCGAAATACCAAGGCCGAAAGCATTGTCAATCCTCCAATCACCCAAAATGTATATCGAAAGGCAAGGTGAATTTCTCCATGGATCAAGGAGGAATCTCCCTCGAAAAGCTTTAACACAATCAAGCCAAAGGCAACTCCAAAGCCAATGGCCAACTGCTGGTTGACCGAGACCAGTGAATTCCCACTGCTGGTATGGTAATCTCTCAAGTCAGCAATCGAAATCGAGTTCATGGAGGTGAACTGAATGGAATTGAAAAAGCCCAAGATTCCGATGATGGGTAGAAGCCAATAGATGGAATGATTAATTCCCGGCATTCCCAAGCAGCAGATCAGAAATCCGATGATCAAGGTATTGGTCATCAAAGTCGCTCTATATCCAAAACGGTTTAAAATCTGAATGACCACCGACTTGCCAAACATGGCAGTTAAAGCCATGGGTGCAACAATCCAACCCGAAATCACGGCAGATTCCTGATAGGCAATTTGGATCATCAGAGGTAAAAGTAGTGGTACCGAACTGATGCCAATTCGTGTGGCAAGATTGCCTAGAATGCCCACTCGAAAGGTTCTTACTTGGAAAAGATTAAGCGGGAAGATTGGATTCTCTCGCTTTTTAGCATGCTTGTAATAGACAAAAAGTAGAACCAATCCCAAGCTTAGGGTTGCCAAAATTGGGCTTAACTGAACAGAATTTCCCAAGGCTTCTAGTGATATAGACAACAGGAGGGAGGCTGTGGCAAAGATTAAAAATCCCTTCAAGTCAAAATTTAAAGAGCTGGAATGAAAGTCAGGTAAAAACCGGAAACTGAGCAGGATTCCCAATAAAGCGATAGGTAGATTGATCAGGAAAATCCAATGCCAACTCAAGTAATCAACCAAATATCCGCCGACCAAAGGGCCTAAGACAGGTCCAATCAAGGCAGGGACAATGGCGTAATTCATGGCTTTCACCAATTCGTTTTTTGGGTAGGTTTTGATCAGGGTGAGTCGACCGACAGGCGTCATTAAACTTCCACCAATCCCTTGCAAAACACGGGATAGAACGAGCTGGGTGAGATTTTGTGATACGGAACAGAATAAAGAACCTAAAGCGAACAGGAAAAGTGATAAGATAAAAGTGCGTTTCGTCCCAAATTTATCCGCAACAAATCCACTG
Above is a window of Algoriphagus sanaruensis DNA encoding:
- a CDS encoding HAD family hydrolase, which translates into the protein MSIEFDLLAEVKHVFFDMDGTMVDSIPFHQESWLRFLSNHGIHLRPEEFRAQNHGTIHEMIRRFFPHEKSSQRILELGEEKEYTYRQLYSSYLVEIKGLSSFLEHLKTNGISIHLSTMGDQNNIDFILDGLELRHFFKTITGGHEVFKGKPDPEIFELSLKKAGAKPAESIVFEDSGGGIRAAKAAGLRVLGLATTHSKRELIELGWLAAYHDFSEILNEKRRINFNSPKEV
- a CDS encoding glycoside hydrolase family 9 protein encodes the protein MKNTFLLLLSILVCSNAFTQEVFFSVNQIGFHPEDTKKAVVFSSEKIKNNIHLVHLPDSSSAARIKPISLESGVWGDYNYYEIDFSSVQTAGDYFLWHSGSRTSSTIFQIGEQAYQGYQEDLLAFMRQQRCGYNPVLDMVCHEKDGRSFFGPMPDSTYVDASGGWHDAGDQLKYLITGSYATGHMLLAYSLYPDRFEDHVNALGQPGKNGIPDVLDEAKWGLDWLLKLHPGADQLIHQIADDRDHRGFKIPNKDNSDYGWGENSYRAAYFATGKPQGLGKYKSESTGMANVAGRSAAALALGARIWKDLDPAFSIQCLKAAKSLYELGRKYEGFQQGNSYGAPYRYNEETWNDDMEWAGAELFKATQESFYLNQAKDYAIKSSNADSWTVRDSASHYQLYPFVNLGHYSLHEVVDEEFKKTLENFYQEGIEYTLKKAKSSPFEVGIPFIWCSNNLMTSLATQLILYEKMSGDDSYKPYLLAQRDWLFGKNPWGTSMFTGIPKKGDFPIYVHTAPYVLLGLQVPGGLVDGPIFRTIHSQLLGLTLERPDDYLNRQNPFVVYHDAVGDYSTNEPTMDGTAGSILMMAYFSTQ
- a CDS encoding sensor histidine kinase produces the protein MEIWFFSLAGLGLGAVVSSLYWIVQKKKQDPIRCSITVDHTGEIIEASSAFNRFFGGKENATRTNFIFDFVHPQCKEKVGWNGDSIQKALLPKESFFIRLLDQNGDYKWIKAQGITCKSISESISFCYTFQVDLDWMGKLNDLESELWLKDYLLDQIPMNIYIKNTESQKIYINQAELNYSGFKSKEDVIGKSDWELYPKETAQLSIEEDEVIFETQLPIEGEIKKNVRFDAPPTWFHTSKFPIRKNGDIIGLFGMSYDITEIVNRDLEIEEKNKRLTIIQKELKSRIRELYAVNKSLKDSKSQAEELLLANNRFLSRFSHEVKTPLHSIKGFAYLLSQTELSSKQQQFLSFILNSSSSLNLLIDKVFNFSSFELGISKLNLEPVNLKSFCDEVFEHLIRLGEKKTQLHCFYDFDPLLDLQIEIDPLRLKLVIGHLFSNAVNFTKTGNVFFRVKLRKSDLGLKCFRIEIEDTGEGIPDELMEMIFDPFYHQVDQNENSTTEHGMGLAVCNSILKAMNSKLQVMSEVGKGSTFYFDLPLENR
- a CDS encoding MFS transporter — protein: MNQAEISPEIKRVLPVILATAIFMQMLDSTILNTSLPAIALDLNESPLNMQNAIISYVLTVALLMPISGFVADKFGTKRTFILSLFLFALGSLFCSVSQNLTQLVLSRVLQGIGGSLMTPVGRLTLIKTYPKNELVKAMNYAIVPALIGPVLGPLVGGYLVDYLSWHWIFLINLPIALLGILLSFRFLPDFHSSSLNFDLKGFLIFATASLLLSISLEALGNSVQLSPILATLSLGLVLLFVYYKHAKKRENPIFPLNLFQVRTFRVGILGNLATRIGISSVPLLLPLMIQIAYQESAVISGWIVAPMALTAMFGKSVVIQILNRFGYRATLMTNTLIIGFLICCLGMPGINHSIYWLLPIIGILGFFNSIQFTSMNSISIADLRDYHTSSGNSLVSVNQQLAIGFGVAFGLIVLKLFEGDSSLIHGEIHLAFRYTFWVIGGLTMLSALVFRRLHFRDGENLKVQS